One window of the Populus nigra chromosome 4, ddPopNigr1.1, whole genome shotgun sequence genome contains the following:
- the LOC133690663 gene encoding uncharacterized protein LOC133690663 isoform X4, with protein MASMDEALSLLTAANSHGDLTVKLSSLKQAKDVLLSLEPSLAAELFPSLVELQYSPEGIVRQKLVEVIEEIGLKAMENCSILIPVLLGLLRDNDSVVARESIVSGTHLYCGVLEEMALQCHRRGKVERWLEGLWIWMLKFKDAVFAIALEPGPVGIKLLALKFLETYILLFTTETTDSDRLVAEGSRRLFNISWVAGGHPVLDPVSLMSDANKTLVILLDFLWSPGSLPGALMIAVVNCMLTNSLMRNYWAWILLHWWFRQWELQG; from the exons ATGGCTTCAATGGACGAAGCGCTCTCTCTCCTCACCGCAGCGAATTCTCACGGCGATTTGACCGTTAAGCTATCTTCTCTTAAGCAAGCCAAAGATGTTTTATTGTCACTCGAGCCGTCGTTGGCGGCTGAGCTTTTTCCTTCCTTAGTCGAACTGCAGTACTCGCCGGAGGGAATCGTCCGACAAAAGCTTGTGGA ggtaattgaagaaattggttTGAAAGCAATGGAGAATTGCTCAATACTAATACCTGTCTTATTGGGACTTTTAAGAGATAACGATTCTGTTGTTGCAAGGGAGTCTATTGTTAGTGGCACACATTTATATTGTGGTGTTCTAGAGGAAATGGCATTGCAG tgtCACCGGCGTGGTAAGGTTGAACGATGGCTCGAAGGACTATGGATATGGATGCTTAAGTTCAAGGATGCTGTCTTTGCAATTGCATTGGAG CCTGGACCTGTTGGGATAAAGTTGCTGGCGTTGAAATTTTTGGAAACATACATCTTGCTTTTTACTACCGAGACCACTGATTCTGATAGACTTGTTGCAGAAG GAAGCAGACGGTTATTCAACATTTCATGGGTAGCCGGCGGGCATCCTGTTTTGGATCCAGTTTCTCTCATGTCAGATGCCAATAAGACACTTGTCattcttttggattttttatggtCGCCTGGTAGTCTTCCTGGTGCACTGATGATCGCTGTTGTCAATTG CATGCTGACCAACTCTCTTATGAGGAATTATTGGGCCTGGATACTGCTGCATTGGTGGTTCAGACAATGGGAGTTACAGGGCTAG